From the genome of Candidatus Dormiibacterota bacterium, one region includes:
- a CDS encoding valine--tRNA ligase yields the protein MDFDKAFEPARIEGRWYDHWIRLGVFTAHVDSPRPSFSMAIPPPNVTGRLHMGHALNNTLQDILARWRRMRGDDVLWLPGTDHAGIATQMVVDRQLAKEGTSREALGREAFVRRVWQWKDEYGGVIIDQLKRLGCSCDWTRERFTMDPGLSRAVREAFVRLHEAGLIYRDKFIVNWCPRCRTAISDLEVIPQETHGHLWTIRYPLADGQGGIEVATTRPETMLGDTGVAVHPEDERYRSLIGRTVVLPLVGRALPIVADPFVEKEFGTGAVKITPAHDPNDFEAARRAGLPSLVVMDEQGRMNDNVPEAYRGLDRFDARGRVVADLRAQGFLVSVQDHLHNVGRCQRCNTIVEPYLSTQWFVRVKPLADEAIRAVADGRVRFAPAHWVNSYNEWMGKIHDWCISRQLWWGHQIPAWHCGACSEIHVAREAPASCRHCGGRALRQDPDVLDTWFSSALWPFSTLGWPDDTPDLRRYYPTTILVTGFDILFFWVCRMIMMGLRFMTVEPFHRVYITGLVRDAEGQKMSKTRGNVVDPLDLIDRYGADALRLTLAAMATPGSDLPLSEERMVGYRAFANKIWNAARFVLLNLGETGAIETPPPLPPLDQLRVEDRWILSRLARLAGTVEERLAESRFDDTANALYQFVWHEYCDWYLEMAKRHLLPGGPPDEAARARTVLLHVLDSVLRLLHPVMPFITEDLWQRIPHRGETIALSSYPERDETHIDEAAERDIALLMEIVVRVRNIRAELNVDPGRRVPLLYHARDREAQTIVAANAATIATLARLEGVSASADLSTAGPAARAVAPGVDLAVPLAGILDLEAEKRRLSREIEKLDKEREGHARKLQNAEFLGKARPEIVDKARRIHQELQEKIDRLSRTIESLR from the coding sequence ATGGATTTCGACAAGGCATTCGAGCCCGCGCGGATCGAGGGGCGCTGGTACGACCACTGGATCAGGCTGGGTGTGTTCACGGCGCACGTCGACTCGCCCCGGCCCTCCTTCTCCATGGCGATCCCGCCTCCGAACGTGACGGGGCGCCTGCACATGGGACATGCCCTGAACAACACCCTTCAGGACATCCTGGCGCGCTGGCGGCGCATGCGCGGAGACGACGTCCTGTGGCTTCCGGGCACCGATCACGCCGGGATCGCCACGCAGATGGTCGTGGACCGGCAGCTGGCGAAGGAAGGGACCAGCCGGGAGGCGCTGGGGCGCGAGGCCTTCGTTCGCCGGGTCTGGCAGTGGAAGGACGAGTACGGCGGGGTCATCATCGACCAGCTCAAGAGGCTGGGGTGCTCGTGCGACTGGACCCGGGAGCGATTCACCATGGATCCGGGCCTGTCGCGGGCGGTGCGTGAGGCGTTCGTCCGCCTGCACGAGGCCGGGCTCATCTACCGTGACAAATTCATCGTCAACTGGTGTCCCCGCTGCCGGACCGCCATTTCCGATCTCGAAGTGATCCCGCAGGAGACGCACGGTCACCTCTGGACCATCCGCTATCCCCTGGCCGACGGCCAGGGCGGGATCGAGGTGGCGACCACGCGCCCCGAGACGATGCTCGGCGACACCGGGGTCGCTGTCCACCCCGAGGACGAACGCTACCGCTCCCTGATCGGCAGGACCGTCGTTCTCCCGCTCGTGGGTCGCGCCCTGCCTATCGTCGCCGACCCGTTCGTCGAGAAGGAGTTCGGAACGGGCGCCGTCAAGATCACACCGGCCCATGATCCGAACGATTTCGAGGCGGCCAGGCGCGCCGGTCTGCCGTCGCTCGTGGTGATGGACGAGCAGGGGAGGATGAACGACAACGTGCCCGAAGCCTACCGCGGTCTCGATCGATTCGACGCGCGTGGGCGCGTGGTCGCGGATCTCCGCGCCCAGGGATTCCTGGTGTCCGTCCAGGATCACCTGCACAACGTCGGACGCTGCCAGCGTTGCAATACGATTGTCGAGCCGTACCTGTCGACGCAGTGGTTCGTGCGCGTCAAACCGCTCGCTGACGAGGCGATCCGGGCGGTCGCAGACGGGCGGGTGCGCTTCGCTCCGGCGCACTGGGTCAACAGCTACAACGAATGGATGGGGAAAATCCACGACTGGTGCATCTCGCGCCAGCTCTGGTGGGGGCACCAGATCCCGGCCTGGCACTGCGGGGCCTGCTCGGAGATCCACGTGGCCCGCGAGGCCCCCGCCTCGTGCCGGCATTGCGGCGGGCGGGCCCTCCGGCAGGACCCGGATGTCCTCGACACCTGGTTCTCCTCCGCCCTGTGGCCGTTCTCGACTCTCGGATGGCCGGACGACACGCCCGATCTGCGGCGCTATTACCCGACCACGATCCTGGTCACGGGCTTCGACATCCTGTTCTTCTGGGTCTGCCGGATGATCATGATGGGGCTGCGCTTCATGACCGTCGAACCGTTCCACCGGGTGTACATCACTGGTCTGGTGCGCGACGCCGAGGGGCAGAAGATGTCCAAGACCCGCGGCAACGTCGTCGACCCTCTGGATCTGATCGACCGCTACGGTGCCGACGCCCTGCGCCTGACCCTGGCGGCGATGGCCACGCCGGGCTCCGACCTGCCCCTGTCCGAGGAGCGCATGGTCGGATACCGGGCGTTCGCCAACAAGATCTGGAACGCCGCCCGTTTCGTCCTCCTGAACCTGGGAGAGACCGGGGCGATCGAGACGCCGCCGCCCCTGCCGCCGCTCGACCAGCTTCGCGTCGAGGACCGCTGGATCCTGAGCCGCCTGGCGCGCCTGGCAGGGACCGTGGAGGAACGCCTGGCCGAGTCCCGGTTCGACGACACCGCCAACGCCCTGTATCAGTTCGTCTGGCACGAGTACTGTGACTGGTACCTGGAGATGGCGAAGCGTCATCTGCTCCCCGGTGGCCCGCCGGACGAGGCGGCCCGGGCGCGAACCGTGCTCCTGCACGTCCTCGACTCGGTGCTGCGGCTCCTGCACCCGGTCATGCCGTTCATCACCGAGGACCTCTGGCAGCGCATTCCCCATCGTGGAGAGACGATCGCGCTGTCCTCCTACCCCGAGCGCGACGAGACGCACATCGACGAGGCGGCGGAACGGGACATCGCTCTCCTGATGGAAATCGTGGTCAGGGTGCGCAACATCCGGGCCGAGCTGAACGTCGACCCGGGGCGCCGTGTGCCCCTCCTGTACCATGCGCGCGATCGCGAGGCGCAGACGATCGTCGCGGCCAACGCCGCCACGATCGCCACGCTGGCCCGCCTGGAGGGCGTGAGCGCCTCGGCGGACCTGTCGACCGCCGGGCCCGCGGCCCGGGCGGTCGCGCCGGGCGTGGACCTCGCGGTGCCGCTCGCGGGAATCCTCGATCTCGAAGCCGAAAAGCGGCGTCTGTCGCGCGAGATCGAGAAGCTCGACAAGGAGAGGGAGGGGCACGCCCGCAAGCTGCAGAACGCCGAGTTTCTGGGGAAGGCGCGGCCCGAAATCGTCGACAAGGCCCGGCGGATCCACCAGGAGCTGCAGGAGAAGATCGACAGGCTCTCCCGGACGATCGAATCGCTCCGCTGA
- a CDS encoding TonB-dependent receptor, translating into MKPLLTCLTSLLLLALSLAPLTAQELTTGTITGKVTDLAGRPIAGAIVIVVSESGTRTATTDANGGYIVPFLRPGSYTVRVEAAGGFTTVIRSDIAVALNQRLTLNFTLEPGKTESVTVRGAAPLIDTTSTATGTSLKYDDFANAVPLGRSFTDTYAVAPGVVSGLGTGQGNYSISGATGLENSYLIDGVNITNTGFGGIGAYNIVYGSLGTGVTSEFLDQVQIKTGGFEAEYGQALGGIINTIVKSGTNDFKGSVAWYATPRSWRSSYTPVDLTTGTSNTLAENVNDFAFSVGGPIKKDTLFYFFAFNPVTTVDSRRANSLDNPAFAPAQAGVSVFDEGLPTGFGGTTYATNRLAFPSSTNTLDRTRRADNYALKISWQASPSNQVDFTFFGDPATGSDGPQRDNAPQFTDFATGGGESKIRFGSNNQSIKWSSVFSPKFFMEAQVARHAGVFKETSAVNDYDYRDLRNLLEFTRGADSYNDPALGIQPLQINPVAPNRGGVGFITNQDDQNTVYTVKLTNILGTHELKYGVEYDDISYQETPTYTGPSFNIQLPISYTNGLPVDNNGDGVQDTISIPTRGGATVDVRNGVGADPAVAFDSGNRFRVTRARLGPEIPPTLSKESNLFIEDSWTVASRVTLKLGLRSTEERVEGAGAFTLPFSTETVQKETFPGSGFFVPTRIFTPGTSSYSPNGYSFAGNIAPRIGVSWDVRGDGKSHAYLNFGRYYERVPNDLAVRAFSNEVGISRQEFSDRALTQPRTIPGGASECVNSSGVDTGLGGCATLASVFTQGIDQTAVVGGVKLPYEDELSGGYSFEVTPDSSFEVRGIYRTQGRVLEDVQVNAIEQTQNFYYGVAYGYPYDPFGGAKGVNGGKSTTFPATPFGQYLLANPGTKQVPSGGMFNFPKPERVYKALELIYTKRMSDRWSLFANYRLSSLEGNYEGLYRNDNGQSDPNITSLYDFPNSPLMSGQFLKGPLPADARHVLHLYPTYQFMNKLRLGANFSYSSGVPRTSLLAHPSYQNAGEIPGIDPVYAYWADPIGNGNAGDFVLRTTSSLPAALSDVDNVTQAVFLQSYTPVKRGNVGRTPGMTTIDLHADYPVDVAKGRMRIMLDVFNVLDRQTVASFDDDIELRTGVTDPDFGQPISYMAPRSWRLAARWEF; encoded by the coding sequence ATGAAACCGCTGTTGACCTGCCTGACCTCGTTGCTGCTTCTTGCACTCTCACTCGCTCCCCTCACCGCGCAGGAGCTGACGACGGGCACGATCACCGGCAAGGTGACCGACCTCGCCGGCCGGCCGATCGCGGGTGCGATCGTCATCGTGGTGTCGGAGTCCGGGACGCGCACCGCCACCACCGACGCGAACGGCGGGTACATCGTTCCGTTCCTGCGTCCCGGCTCGTACACCGTACGCGTCGAGGCCGCCGGCGGGTTCACGACGGTCATTCGGAGTGATATCGCCGTCGCGCTGAACCAGCGCCTGACGCTCAATTTCACTCTCGAGCCCGGCAAGACCGAGAGCGTCACGGTCCGGGGCGCGGCACCGCTCATCGACACCACCTCGACCGCGACCGGAACCAGCCTGAAATACGACGATTTCGCGAACGCCGTGCCGCTCGGAAGATCGTTCACCGACACCTACGCGGTCGCGCCAGGTGTCGTGAGCGGCCTCGGCACCGGTCAGGGCAACTATTCGATCAGCGGCGCGACCGGCCTGGAGAACTCGTATCTGATCGACGGCGTCAACATCACGAATACCGGGTTCGGGGGGATCGGCGCCTACAACATCGTGTACGGCTCCCTGGGCACCGGGGTGACCAGCGAGTTCCTGGACCAGGTCCAGATCAAGACCGGCGGCTTCGAGGCGGAGTACGGGCAGGCCCTCGGAGGGATCATCAACACCATCGTCAAGTCGGGCACCAACGACTTCAAGGGGAGCGTCGCCTGGTACGCCACGCCTCGCAGCTGGCGATCCTCCTATACACCGGTCGATCTCACGACCGGCACCTCCAACACCCTGGCCGAAAATGTCAACGATTTCGCCTTCTCGGTGGGGGGGCCGATCAAGAAGGACACGCTGTTCTACTTCTTCGCCTTCAATCCTGTGACCACCGTCGACAGCCGGCGCGCCAACAGCCTCGACAACCCGGCTTTCGCGCCGGCGCAGGCCGGAGTGTCGGTGTTCGACGAGGGGCTGCCGACGGGGTTCGGTGGGACGACCTACGCCACCAATCGGCTCGCCTTCCCCTCCTCCACGAACACTCTCGACCGGACGCGCCGGGCCGACAACTACGCGCTGAAGATCTCCTGGCAGGCGTCGCCCAGCAACCAGGTCGATTTCACCTTCTTCGGAGATCCCGCCACGGGAAGCGACGGCCCCCAGCGCGACAATGCGCCGCAGTTCACCGATTTCGCCACCGGCGGGGGTGAAAGCAAGATCCGCTTCGGTTCCAACAACCAGTCGATCAAGTGGAGCTCGGTCTTCTCGCCGAAATTCTTCATGGAGGCGCAGGTGGCCCGGCATGCCGGCGTGTTCAAGGAAACGTCGGCGGTCAACGACTACGACTACCGCGATCTGCGCAACCTGCTCGAGTTCACCCGGGGCGCCGACAGCTATAACGACCCGGCGCTCGGCATCCAGCCCCTGCAGATCAACCCCGTAGCCCCCAACCGGGGGGGCGTCGGCTTCATCACCAACCAGGACGACCAGAACACGGTCTACACCGTCAAGCTCACCAACATCCTGGGGACGCACGAGCTGAAATACGGCGTCGAGTACGACGACATCAGCTACCAGGAGACGCCGACCTACACCGGTCCCTCGTTCAACATCCAGCTGCCGATCAGCTACACCAACGGATTGCCGGTGGACAACAACGGGGACGGTGTGCAGGACACGATTTCGATTCCCACGCGGGGGGGCGCCACGGTGGACGTGCGCAACGGCGTAGGGGCCGACCCGGCGGTGGCCTTCGACAGCGGCAACCGGTTCCGGGTGACCCGCGCGCGGCTCGGCCCGGAGATCCCGCCCACCCTGTCCAAGGAGTCGAACCTGTTCATCGAGGACAGCTGGACGGTGGCATCGCGTGTCACTCTCAAGCTCGGTCTTCGATCGACCGAGGAGAGGGTCGAGGGTGCCGGAGCCTTCACCCTGCCGTTCTCCACCGAGACGGTGCAGAAGGAGACGTTTCCCGGCTCGGGGTTCTTCGTCCCGACCCGGATCTTCACACCGGGGACGTCGAGCTACTCGCCCAACGGCTATTCCTTCGCGGGGAACATCGCGCCGCGCATCGGCGTGTCCTGGGACGTCCGGGGAGACGGCAAGAGCCACGCCTACCTGAATTTCGGGCGGTACTACGAGAGGGTCCCGAACGACCTGGCGGTGCGCGCCTTCAGCAACGAGGTCGGCATCAGCCGGCAGGAGTTCAGCGACCGCGCCCTCACACAGCCGCGAACGATCCCCGGCGGCGCGAGCGAGTGCGTCAACAGCAGCGGCGTCGACACCGGCCTCGGTGGCTGCGCCACCCTGGCCTCTGTGTTCACGCAGGGGATCGACCAGACGGCGGTGGTGGGGGGCGTCAAGCTCCCGTACGAGGACGAGCTGTCGGGCGGCTACTCCTTCGAGGTCACTCCCGATTCGTCCTTCGAGGTGCGCGGCATCTATCGCACGCAGGGTCGTGTCCTCGAAGACGTGCAGGTCAACGCCATCGAGCAGACCCAGAACTTCTATTACGGAGTGGCGTACGGCTATCCCTACGATCCGTTCGGCGGAGCGAAGGGGGTGAACGGCGGGAAGAGCACCACCTTCCCGGCCACGCCGTTCGGGCAGTACCTCCTGGCCAATCCCGGGACGAAGCAGGTCCCCTCGGGCGGTATGTTCAATTTCCCGAAGCCGGAGCGCGTCTACAAGGCGCTGGAGCTCATCTACACCAAGCGCATGTCGGACCGCTGGTCCCTGTTCGCGAACTATCGACTGTCGAGCCTGGAGGGGAACTACGAAGGGCTGTACCGGAACGACAACGGGCAGAGCGACCCGAACATCACGTCGCTGTATGACTTTCCGAACTCACCCCTGATGTCCGGCCAGTTCCTCAAGGGCCCGCTCCCCGCGGATGCACGCCACGTCCTTCACCTCTATCCGACGTACCAGTTCATGAACAAGCTGCGTCTCGGGGCGAACTTCAGCTACAGCAGCGGCGTGCCCCGCACGTCGCTCCTGGCGCATCCGAGCTACCAGAACGCCGGCGAGATCCCCGGGATCGACCCCGTGTACGCCTATTGGGCCGATCCGATCGGCAACGGCAACGCCGGCGACTTCGTCCTGCGCACGACGTCCAGCCTGCCGGCGGCCCTGTCGGACGTGGACAACGTGACCCAGGCGGTCTTCCTGCAGTCCTACACGCCGGTCAAGCGGGGCAATGTGGGCCGCACGCCGGGAATGACGACCATCGATCTGCACGCCGACTATCCCGTGGACGTCGCGAAGGGGCGCATGCGGATCATGCTGGACGTCTTCAACGTGCTGGACCGTCAGACCGTCGCGTCGTTCGACGACGATATCGAGCTCAGGACGGGCGTCACCGACCCCGATTTCGGACAGCCGATTTCCTACATGGCGCCGCGCTCCTGGAGACTGGCGGCACGCTGGGAATTCTGA
- the nadC gene encoding carboxylating nicotinate-nucleotide diphosphorylase → MIDPEVVRRAVRAALDEDIGPGDLTSRLVIEEGVRARGDIVAREPLVVAGMSVAREAFRQVDESLDFQPRCDDAGLRERGECIATVEGAARSILAAERTALNFLQRMCGIAVATRRAVGLLRGARVQISGTRKTAPGLRVLDKYAVEIGGGSAHRQGLFDAVLIKDNHWRLAGGVEKAIDRARRGMARDGRLLTIEIEAGTLDEVGEALRASADAILLDNMDRATLERAVALARGRAFLEVSGGIREEEIAAIASLGVDRISLGSLTHSVRAADLALELRPA, encoded by the coding sequence ATGATCGATCCCGAGGTGGTGCGCCGCGCGGTACGCGCGGCCCTCGACGAGGATATCGGCCCGGGCGACCTGACGTCCCGCCTCGTGATCGAGGAGGGGGTCCGAGCCCGCGGCGACATCGTGGCGCGCGAGCCCCTGGTCGTTGCCGGGATGTCCGTGGCGCGCGAAGCGTTCCGCCAGGTCGACGAGTCCCTCGACTTCCAACCCCGGTGCGACGATGCCGGGCTGCGGGAGCGGGGGGAATGCATCGCGACGGTCGAGGGGGCGGCGCGCTCCATCCTGGCGGCGGAACGAACGGCCCTCAACTTCCTGCAGAGAATGTGCGGCATCGCCGTCGCCACACGGCGGGCCGTCGGGCTCCTGCGCGGAGCCCGCGTGCAGATTTCCGGGACCCGCAAGACCGCCCCGGGACTGCGTGTCCTGGACAAGTACGCCGTGGAGATCGGCGGCGGGTCGGCGCATCGCCAGGGGCTCTTCGACGCGGTCCTGATCAAGGACAACCACTGGCGCCTGGCCGGGGGGGTCGAGAAGGCGATCGATCGCGCCCGGCGCGGGATGGCCCGGGACGGACGCCTCCTGACGATCGAGATCGAGGCGGGGACCCTGGACGAGGTCGGCGAAGCCCTGCGCGCCAGCGCCGATGCCATCCTGCTCGACAACATGGACCGCGCGACTCTGGAGCGCGCCGTCGCCCTGGCGCGCGGCCGCGCCTTCCTCGAGGTCTCGGGGGGGATTCGCGAAGAGGAGATCGCGGCGATCGCGTCCCTCGGGGTCGATCGCATCTCACTCGGGTCTCTCACCCATTCGGTTCGGGCGGCCGACCTGGCGCTGGAGCTCCGGCCGGCATGA